From the genome of Phlebotomus papatasi isolate M1 chromosome 2, Ppap_2.1, whole genome shotgun sequence:
GTATATACATTATTTATATGAATTTATGTTGTAATGTGGTTCAACACGGCTAGTTCAAACCCAGTTCATATTCAGTCAAGACTTGTCTGGGACTCAAAGACCTTTTATATGAATACAAATTTGcccaatcggttaagaaatgcgGTTTTGGGAGCCTTAACAGCGTTAAATCTTGAAAACTTTATAGCATATACAAggttagttttataattttctatgtCAACCGGTGAGCATCGAGGGATGGGGTAGCttagaaaaatatgattttttccaaagctttcggctcggactttAAGCATTCTTCAGTGGCTGGGGTGGGAAAGAGCATTCTTTGTTTTGTATTCTTAACACAATTATTCTCTAACTTACttaaatctagaattttcttgctCTGTCAGTTGGTTTTGGCTTGGTGTAGGCTTGGTATCCgaaccgaaagctttgggaaatatCGTCTTTTTAAGCTATCCCATCCCAGGACAGTCATCGGTTCTCTATTATTGAAGTTATTCATTAATGTTCATTCATTATTCATTAATTCATTAATGAATAATgaaattattcattaaaaattcttaaaattttctgtcACATAACCTTGTTAAAACGTTAAGTATTAATTAAGTAACTTAAAAAGTTCTTAGCTGTGACATAATTTTAGggagttgttttatttttgaacaatGAACTATTAATACACTAAGAAAAagcctaaaaagttaaaacaactctatggcagagtagAATTAACTCTATATGAATATCAATGTAATTGTtgctctttttcgttgtaaattttagtaaatagagttgaaacaactcttcgtgcgagttgaattaattcgccggatatcgatgtaattattagtCTCTTTcggtgtaaaatttcatctcgactgacgtatatgcttaagtattttcgttttaagaatatacttcagtcaagaagaccttcgtgtgacaaagtttatatggaacatcaactagaaatatgcctaacagcgtttcatgaagacatgtgtgtgcatcatacgtgatatttcactcggaacatagggaacttgaggttaagaaaataataataaaaaaatgataaaataaaaaaacataaaattgcgaattcattttgggatttgaaagagttattttaactcttagaacgagttattttcaatcttaaaaaagttatttacactcttttgtcatgtaaattttaggaaaaaaagttaaaacaactcttccgaatattacacctaaatagaagtaaaatcaactctaaaatatagttaatcgagaatcacaacgaaaaagagttatttcaacatcgattcgagtaagttttactcgattatttttctgagtgtatgtATGAAAATCAGAAAGAAACAGTTTCGGTGCCAAATAAAGTAAACAAAACAGTAGAGCTCAACCTTAACGCTacgtacttaattaaggacttccGATTAAGCAATTTTTAAGTTAGTTATTCTAATTGTTAtgaaacattattttaatttctcattttttttttatagaaaaatcataaaaatacttttgctATTTCTGTTATGGACACGTTCACAAGCTTCAGGTGGTACTAAACGAGTTCCTCAAATCCCTCGAAAGAATTTCCAGACGTATCTGGGAAAAATCGAtgaaaagatttattgaaaaaaatattatcgaaaatactaaatttatatTCAAAGGACACAAGTTTACGAGTATAAATGGAAGATTTATCAAAGTTTAGGGACAACACTACATTCTCGGATGATAAGCTATTGGAATTAAAGGGACAGTATTTGAGTCAAAGTTATCaaatcaaaatgagacttcctAGACTTTACGGATTTTTACTGTTTATAGATTTATCACGAAAcgaaataaaaagtttttgtaaaggAAAACGCACATTTGATAATATTTTGAGATTATGTTTCTCTGACATCTCAGATTGATTGGTGCCTTTCTCTTCGAAGGTTAATACGTGACCATTTTATTCTCTATTACAATTTTTGCTTATAGCTGCCGCGTATCACTACTTTTGTTCACTTATGCTTTAATTAAGAACTTAATAAGAACTTATTAAGCTAGTTTGCTAGTAATATCTTACCTTGTATTACCTGAGACATTTGAATCGTTTTAGATTTATCCAAATTTACTTGATTTTAAGAAGTTTATTAGggttatgccctagatacatacgacttaagccgatagacgacttagtggaaaattatggaaatgtggtttaatcattattttgaataaaattacgctaagccgtctctcggctaatccttagctctgtcgaggcccttatgTTAGTGATCCCAAACTCAGCTTTTGGGGGAGACCCCTTGAGGACTTCAACTCAAAATCTCTAACAGTTTGATGATAATAGATAAACGGACAgacaatcaattttacattattttcctCAAAATATCAGCGAGAAAACTTTGAACTATGGATAAATtgagataaataaattattattattactgtcTCCATGGAGTTCGAGCTATAAAAAGTTGAACGCACACAGTATGAGAGAAAGATCTTTTCTGCACGAAGTTTCTCAAGTGGAAAGGCCCATATTCAAGTTCTTGACGAATAAATTTCCTGCCTATATTTTCCAATGGGCATCCTCTTCAACTTTCTGTTGAGTTTCCTTCAACTCATTTCAATGAATGTTTGCTATAGAGAGCACCTTTTCTATTTTGCcaaagtttaattaaattagtAGCTTTGTATAGTCGTAAAGCTGAAGTCACATATGCACTTCTAAATGTTGAATTCTAAATTTGAAACACTCAAATAActcttgaattttgaaaaatctatttcacaacttatgttgtgaaaagaaaaataaataattttcatctgAATCAAAAGCAGTTAATTGAATCTCACACTTTTTAATGGATAAGAATTTTTCactaatgatattaaaaaaaaatcaaataacatttattcaaaattcaagcaCCTCGGGACATTTCATTTTTGCGTGGGTTTTTCAAAGAAAAGCATAAAAGTAGCACAATATGCTAAAAGGTTGTGAAAAAGTACTTATCTAATTTGAtcgaaaataagagaaatttcttaggaaaaaagTTTCAGCATTCCATCTGAGATGGACGAATTATTGGGTTTATTGGTAATTTTGGAATATCAGCTGCTTCTTCCCAATATTTCAATTCCCTCtcaattctattaattttaaacaaccccaaaaaatatataatgttAACCAATAATTTGAGATGTTATTCAGTTTATTTACTAAGttgaaatataaattgaatatgaGCCTGAGACtctttttcataaattcatcaaaaatattaattttgtcaTCTTTTCGTCTTATCTAAATATATATCTGAAAATATTGATCAAATGCAGAGAGTGAGTTACATCACGGAAAATTGAAATGTTGTAACAAAATCGGGAGCTTTAAAAGCTTTGATGGATATCACTGATGTTGAATGacagaatataattttttaccggtttctgaattttttttaggttcatattttatttcgaaTATCATTAGTTTCAATTTATtcataatgaataaattttatgacAGTTTTCACATTGGAATCGTGAAgactttaattgtttttttttggtgtaaCGGGTATGGTTTTTTTGTAATCacacttatttttttaaatttatgaataaaaatcTCTCAGTATTGAAATTATGCGATTAAAATGTGTTACTTtattattgttgaatttccatatTGTCGGAATATGtgctgatgaggtgatgagGATGCTACGATAATGGTTAATCTAACTGACGATATATAACAAAATTGAGCAACTATGTATACTGCTTTCTCTATGGAGTTCCAGCAGTAAAAAGAGATTAATGATTGAtgaagataattttaaaataatataacaaaaaataagTAGTTATATTTTAAAACTATATTAATAATACAATATTGGATAtataattttgtattattaattaaaattattttgcttaattagattttatttaaagacttaattaaaatatatttttctatacATTTCTTTATGCCTTACAATGAAAGTAAGAACTTTGTAtcttaatattttaaagtttaaatataCTTATACTTAGAATTAATGTAACTTCTTCGATTAATGAATTACATtataaaacaataattaaacaaattattatGTTTTATAACATTACGGTTTTTGAGggtaggagaaagtgcccatgcttgatacgatccaagcttaataataactaattttttcctatgttaatcaataattgtgactgaTGGCAAGATATTTTAATTGCTGGAcataagcctcacatttcctaaaaaaaaatagaaacctagctcttttttcctagttataggaagaaaaaatcaaaaataagtccaaaaatgtaatttcgaaCATGATATgtcataagttttttttcttaattaatgtcgctctTCAAGGAAGCTACTGTCATAGGCACATTGAGGGTTCattagtattaatatttatgtaaaaatatttttacttgatggacactgtttttgtgggtggtgacaaattcatgaATTCTACCTGTgcccatcctatattttaagaagggtccatgaatgataatttaaatgtggcaaCGCTATACATTAcgctatcattagatgtgattctttcatttcacACCCTAAACTACACCTAACACTTAACTAACACCTgatgcctgaattttaaggttctAGAGTGACATtgtcatggactcaaagtgaaaaaatgggtTTCGCTAATGCCCTGAAGTCATAAAAACACGGTTTAGaagaattacataaaagtgattttaaaattaataactagtcgtacaaacgatttaagcagatagattagagggTGGTATGCACAGTAACAACTTACTTATTaggcttatttattaattaatcagaAAACCTATGCACAGCCATAGAAAATGACGTCCCGAAAGCTCTGTTAATAAATCAGTGGGTTTCCTCTATCTACCGCCCAAGGGCAGAACTAGCGCTGAGAAAAACTTCAGAGGTTTCTaagtttaaagaattttgtacattttaacacattcaagaaattattttttgggtttattttaggatttttcacTGTAAGatgttgaaaatctttttttttatgtatgagcatttattttctttgtggatttcgcaaagaaaatgttattaatttgtggaagaaaatgTGCATTCGTTTTTTATAACAAATGAGCCCTAAgcaattttttatacaaatatttgatgaaaaactAATGAAtaatcagaaaatattatagAGCAAAATCAGAATACACGacgaatttgaaaatattcataaattaattgaaagaatGACCCAATTTTTAGGTAGACAAAAATCACTAATTATTGCTTCAAAAAGAAAGATTGAATAAAATTAGaagcgaaaatttataaaatttacagtAAATATAATATAGAAAAGGTAATCTGACTATTATTTGTCAAATGAGGCTTATGTGTTAACTAAATCTTTGACAAAAATCGTTAAGATCAAAActtctttgaaaaatataaaattaattgcttTTGCCTGACAGTCCCAGTACTgagaaaaagggggtgcgattaactttttttcctcataattttaacactttttaggtgtgaaaatatatcaacatattttaatgttaattttacacctttttaagggtaaaatcaacatgaaaaagggtaagtttaacccctaatacacctaaaaagcataatatttacaccgatttcggataaatactgcagggtaaaagaaacatttccggaatgtcattttaactttttcggatttctctaagtgaggttattttcatttgattacaaaaaaaatgaaagtttcTTAAAgagtttcatcaaaaatattttgcttgatTTTAAGGCGATCACCTGTAAAAGTGCCTAAAATCACACAAATCGTAATTTACTCAGTATTATAAATACTGAGTATTATATAATTTGCTCAGTATCATTATTAATGTTTTTTCTTAACTTAATGCGACGATAATAAGTGTAACAAGCTTCTCTCGAGGagcatgtttataaataaaaaaaatgtattagttAATAAAATGTCAGATTCTGTGCATGGGAacacttattaatttgaaattaagctttcaacggccattttaataagtaacttatttataaataagccAGCTGATTGCTGTGCAtaggttttttatttattaacgaattaataaatcaattggttactgtgcataccccccagagttccgtctaaatattgatgtgcaatgtgtaattttttgtatccggtgaaatttctACAATGGGCCtacgaattgtcgaatcaattattatacaggaaggccccggacccaatttgtataaaaatcgccactgaatttccattttcttcttgaggaaaatctaaggattttcaggaactatttgaggtgggattataaacctgtgatatatttttttgtcatagtggaagaatcgctttgGTTTGtatgttaatcagaaaaaaatcgcaatcCTTGTACATCATTTCACAGTATCAAGAATGGGCACTTTCCACTACTAATGGTACAAAATACTGATTAAATATTTGACTTTATTTTCTCGTAAATGAcacaatattgagaaaaatcgaGGTTAGATTAGGCTGTGTTAAAACTTGGGTTGGATAATACAAAAAGTGTTTAAGTTAAGATCAAAATCacagaaaaacaattttatattttatatcatTATTAAATAGTGCttgaaattatatcatgattaataaaattttacagtaTATTCACAACAACGTCGTTTCAACTTGTTTCAGGAGCAATTGGGGTTAAAATCCACGATGTAAAAGTGCCACAGACCTATATCTTCGACGAGGAAAATCCTGAAGAGCTAACCTTGGACTGTATATACGAGGTTGATCCTGAAGAGACGGGTTTTGTTCTTAAGTGGTACCTCAATGATCAATCAGTTTACCAATGGATCCCTAGTGTTGGCTCCTTCGCCTTTCCCATCCTCAAGAATCGCATAGATGCAACTCATGTAGCATCTGAGGATTACCTTCAGAAGCACAGAGCCCTGGCGATTGTTAACCCATCATGGAATGTTACTGGGAACTACACATGCTCTGTCCAGACTTTCCAATCATCCGATCGCAAATCTTCCCACCTTCAAGTCATCGGTAATACCTTCTCCGATATCACAGAGGTATCAGAGAATTAATTAACTATATGTTACATATTGCAGTGCCAGAGAAGATTTTCCATCTGAAGCATAGCTGTTGCGATGAGGATGACACCGTTAACATAATTTGTACCACTTCGGGCATCTATCCAGAGCCAACGCTCATCGTACTGTAAGTATTTGATGGGCGGGGTGGTACTTTTAGCATCTCAAATAGCTCGGAGATGATGCACTTTCTCGCATAATTGCACATGCAAAAGGGTTTAAATCGAGAGGAAAATCTTATCGATGAGAATGAAAGTAAAGTGTGACTTCCTGAAGAGTCTTCTTCGGATATTGCTGGCAAAGAGGGTTTGCCAATGTACTTAAAATGTTGCATACATTTTCTGACTGATATATATATAACTATAGTCAAATCACGTAAAGTTCCAAGAAGTCTACCAAAACTTCTTGAAATTCTTGGGTATAAATGTCTCAGGAAAATTGGTTAAAACTACTTCTTGATGAGAATCTCTTTGTAAAGAGATACTTTCAGAAAGTTTACAAAGGGATGTCTTATGTGAAAATAATCTTATCTCAAAAGGATTACTAATTGGAAGTGCCAGATTATTTATTTTCCGCAGTATTCCTCATAAAATTTAAACTCAGTGTTAACTTAGTAATTAAGATCCCTTTTATAATGCTTGCAGATTAAACGATGTAGCCGTGGGCAATCAAGTAGCTAATCGATCGAGAGCTGATGAAGACGGTCATTTTGAGGTCATCGTGAATGCCCGTGTGCCACGTCAAAAAATGGAATCACCAACTACAATCAAATGCATCCTCACGATTCCAGACACAAACTATTCCAAAAAGAAGGAATCGATCTTCTATGGTAAGTTTCCGTGAAATCATATAAAGTTATTGCTGTAAAAGACCAACTAATCCCAATTCATGCTGTATGAGGTTTCCACTTGGTTTACTTCCATTCCCACTCAAGCCCAATCAATTGATAATGCGGATCAGAAATTGCTGGAGATTTGTAGTTTCAAAGCTCTTTATCCCCCCCTTCAAACCCACGCCTCTTCAAGTGCGTGTTTGCCCAGGACGGAGGAAATAGTTTTCCGTAGGGTGTGATGTGAAAATGAGACAACATTGTGGGAAAGACACGATAGTTAGGGGGCTATCAACTAATAAAAgactaattttgaattttcgttagagaataataattataattatgcgcaatttattcaaaagtcttttattaataaatatactAATAGCTATTGCAGAGATCAAAATGGCTATActcaaacaaatattttaaaggcTTTATACTTTATAGTGATCTTATAGACTCGTTTAGTTTAAACTGGATATTTTGAAACAGGCTGCGActatttggtcagtaaaaaataaaatttggtcataaaaaaattaaatttggtcagtctTCTTCTCTGTATCGTTCCAATTTTAGTATATGTTCTGCCGAAGCAAGAacaaaatttggtcagtaaaaatttaaatttggtcaataaaagtcaaaattggtcagtaaaagatcaaatacggtcagtaaaaaatcaaatacgatcagtaaaaaataaaatatggtcagtaaaaaatagagaatctgattagtaaaaaatcaaattttatcagcgtatattttggtcagttataaataaaatttggtcagtaaaaaaaataaaatttggtcagtataaaataaaatttggtcagtaaaaaatcaaattcgatcggagaaaagtcaaacttggtcggtaaaaagttaaatttggacagtaaaaaatcaaatttggtcagtgaaaaatgaaaattggtcagtaaaaaatgaaattttctgtgcttcgggaaattatctgtatcgcctgttgaggcaaagggaaattttctgtgttttgggaagaaATCAGTAGCACCTTTTGATGCAAAGGGAAactttctgtgctttggaaagttatcagtagcacctgtttaattcttgtacaaaatttaggaaaggcgaaatatgaaatacgaaatggtaaaatacgaaatgtactaaaatacaaaatttccgcaatacgaaatgtgcaatcctttttatccggatatgcaaagtttcaacttttattgatttccttttagttttttattgaccaaattattattcactgatcatgtttaatttttcactgattaaatttcacattttattgatttaaaaaaatttactgaccaaatttgactttttaccgaccaaatttgacttttttccgtccgaatttgatttttttactgaccaatttttatttattactgaccaaattttattttttacttaccaaatttaattttttccgatttttcaatagttttttactgaccatatttaatttttactgaccaaatttgatttttactgacgaaatttgactttttccgaccaaatttaatttttttccgattttttaaaaggttttttactgagcatatttaattttttaatgaatattttattttttactgaccgaatttgatttattactgaccaatattttattttttactgaccaatttgaatgttttactgaccaaaaaaat
Proteins encoded in this window:
- the LOC129803058 gene encoding uncharacterized protein LOC129803058 isoform X2 encodes the protein MFRLHLIIIPLILATGAIGVKIHDVKVPQTYIFDEENPEELTLDCIYEVDPEETGFVLKWYLNDQSVYQWIPSVGSFAFPILKNRIDATHVASEDYLQKHRALAIVNPSWNVTGNYTCSVQTFQSSDRKSSHLQVIVPEKIFHLKHSCCDEDDTVNIICTTSGIYPEPTLIVLLNDVAVGNQVANRSRADEDGHFEVIVNARVPRQKMESPTTIKCILTIPDTNYSKKKESIFYGSGVVNRASIFVGVILPLLTLLLHWT
- the LOC129803058 gene encoding uncharacterized protein LOC129803058 isoform X3; protein product: MFRLHLIIIPLILATGAIGVKIHDVKVPQTYIFDEENPEELTLDCIYEVDPEETGFVLKWYLNDQSVYQWIPSVGSFAFPILKNRIDATHVASEDYLQKHRALAIVNPSWNVTGNYTCSVQTFQSSDRKSSHLQVIVPEKIFHLKHSCCDEDDTVNIICTTSGIYPEPTLIVLLNDVAVGNQVANRSRADEDGHFEVIVNARVPRQKMESPTTIKCILTIPDTNYSKKKESIFYD
- the LOC129803058 gene encoding uncharacterized protein LOC129803058 isoform X1; this encodes MFRLHLIIIPLILATGAIGVKIHDVKVPQTYIFDEENPEELTLDCIYEVDPEETGFVLKWYLNDQSVYQWIPSVGSFAFPILKNRIDATHVASEDYLQKHRALAIVNPSWNVTGNYTCSVQTFQSSDRKSSHLQVIVPEKIFHLKHSCCDEDDTVNIICTTSGIYPEPTLIVLLNDVAVGNQVANRSRADEDGHFEVIVNARVPRQKMESPTTIKCILTIPDTNYSKKKESIFYDRLTFVPTAMPLDKETSAIPLSKGSGVVNRASIFVGVILPLLTLLLHWT